A region from the Tahibacter amnicola genome encodes:
- a CDS encoding LLM class flavin-dependent oxidoreductase, with the protein MAVDKILERCAEERIELTIENGELSIKVTAPPKDKSLLLDVKRLRSEIERALLHSQRAGERGGDENRVSMSLFYFSSDEGVADRNKYRLLLEGAKFADRNGFEAVWTPERHFAQFGGLYPNPSLMASALATITQNVALRAGSVVLPLNDPLRVAEEWAVVDNLSDGRVGLAFASGWQPNDFVLAPANYQTRHQFMYDGIEQIRGLWRGVPVTRKNGVGEDITVNCLPRPIQRELPVWITAATSPQTFESAGKIGANVLSHLTGQTPESLAEKIKLYRQTRAAAGYTTPGRVTVMIHTFISSDQESVMKVAKEPFKRYLAQSIDLLRNLATQVGIDADRISPSDMDTLLEHAFHRYHRTSALLGTPESALEFAAKLKSIGVDEIACLVDFGIDTDTVLENLPYLNTLKNAVAAL; encoded by the coding sequence ATGGCTGTCGACAAGATTCTTGAGCGCTGCGCCGAGGAGCGCATCGAGCTGACCATCGAGAACGGCGAACTGAGCATCAAGGTGACGGCGCCGCCCAAGGACAAGTCCCTGCTGCTGGACGTCAAGCGTCTGCGCAGCGAGATCGAGCGGGCGCTGTTGCACAGCCAGCGTGCGGGCGAGCGCGGCGGCGATGAAAACCGTGTGTCGATGAGCCTGTTCTATTTCTCCAGCGACGAAGGCGTCGCCGACAGAAACAAGTACCGGCTGCTCCTGGAAGGTGCGAAATTCGCCGACCGCAATGGTTTCGAGGCCGTGTGGACGCCGGAACGGCACTTTGCCCAGTTTGGCGGCCTGTATCCAAACCCGTCCCTGATGGCGTCGGCGCTGGCAACAATCACGCAGAACGTCGCACTGCGGGCGGGCAGCGTGGTGTTGCCCCTGAATGATCCTCTGCGAGTGGCGGAGGAATGGGCCGTGGTGGACAACCTGTCCGACGGACGCGTCGGACTGGCCTTCGCGTCGGGCTGGCAGCCGAACGATTTCGTACTGGCGCCGGCCAATTACCAGACGCGTCACCAGTTCATGTACGACGGCATTGAACAGATCCGTGGTCTCTGGCGCGGTGTTCCCGTGACACGCAAGAACGGTGTCGGCGAGGACATCACCGTCAATTGCCTGCCGCGGCCGATCCAGCGTGAGCTGCCCGTGTGGATCACGGCGGCCACGAGTCCGCAGACGTTCGAGTCAGCAGGAAAGATCGGCGCCAATGTACTGTCTCATCTCACCGGTCAAACGCCCGAGTCGTTGGCCGAGAAAATCAAACTGTACCGGCAGACGCGCGCGGCCGCGGGCTACACGACGCCGGGACGCGTCACCGTGATGATCCACACCTTCATTTCGAGCGACCAGGAAAGCGTGATGAAGGTAGCGAAAGAGCCCTTCAAGCGCTATCTGGCCCAGTCCATCGATCTGCTCCGCAATCTTGCGACGCAGGTCGGCATCGATGCCGACCGGATCAGCCCGAGCGATATGGATACGTTGCTCGAGCACGCATTCCACCGCTATCACCGCACCAGTGCGTTGCTGGGTACCCCGGAGTCGGCGCTGGAGTTCGCCGCAAAGCTCAAATCCATCGGTGTCGACGAGATCGCCTGCCTCGTGGACTTCGGTATCGACACTGACACCGTGCTCGAGAACTTGCCGTACCTGAACACACTGAAGAATGCCGTAGCCGCGCTGTGA
- a CDS encoding thioesterase II family protein: protein MRLICLPYAGGSASTYLPWATHLPADVELVCVQPPGRASRMGERPHSEMDDLVAELTAAFSGIADKPYALFGHSLGSRVAYAFAQQCERAGLPGPRLLIASGSRAPHFPGDKDCVYDLPEAQFIDKLRELNGTPEEVLNNAELIQFLIPLLRADFKIADVYQAEPCRLHCPIVVLAGTEDWEVTEAAAEGWRELSNGQCDIHWIPGGHFFVEHSRAVVLEKVNAAIAGITRLDRVA, encoded by the coding sequence TTGCGACTGATCTGCCTGCCCTACGCCGGCGGTTCGGCGTCGACCTACCTGCCCTGGGCCACGCACCTGCCGGCAGACGTCGAGCTGGTCTGCGTACAGCCGCCCGGACGGGCCTCGCGAATGGGCGAGCGGCCGCACTCGGAAATGGACGATCTGGTCGCTGAACTGACGGCTGCTTTCTCCGGCATTGCCGACAAGCCGTACGCCCTCTTCGGACACAGCCTTGGCAGCCGCGTGGCCTACGCGTTCGCGCAGCAGTGCGAGCGCGCCGGTTTGCCAGGCCCCCGCCTGCTGATTGCCTCCGGCAGCCGGGCCCCGCACTTCCCGGGCGACAAGGACTGCGTTTACGACTTGCCGGAAGCGCAGTTCATCGACAAGCTGCGCGAATTGAACGGCACCCCCGAAGAAGTGTTGAACAATGCGGAACTCATCCAGTTCCTGATTCCACTGCTCCGGGCCGACTTCAAAATTGCCGACGTCTATCAGGCAGAGCCCTGCCGGCTCCATTGTCCGATCGTCGTGCTGGCAGGAACGGAAGATTGGGAGGTGACCGAAGCGGCGGCAGAGGGCTGGCGCGAGCTCTCCAATGGGCAATGCGATATCCACTGGATTCCGGGCGGGCACTTTTTTGTCGAGCACAGTCGCGCCGTGGTCCTGGAGAAGGTGAACGCCGCGATTGCGGGAATCACGAGACTGGACCGCGTTGCGTGA
- a CDS encoding penicillin acylase family protein, with translation MSRKKKHPLLIRFVIWICLPLSVALGFGYSHLRGSLPRTSGEIAVQGIKGKVSITRDANGVPYVRASSDMDAYFALGYVHAQDRLWQLEVARRLAQGRLSEVLGRRALPEDIWMRTLDLYGSAHTAWPALSDDARASLEAYASGINAYLGEKRTLPAEFLLLGVEPQPWQPIDSLAWFKVFSLSQSNSMRTEASRYVARKYLPSTQWTLLERDYPVDAPVTADALPAMRAIAQMGMILEDDLALGGKFVGSNAWVVSGAHTDDGSPLLANDPHMGLQMPSLWYVAHMSAPAFSVSGMSVVGLPNVVFGRNGHIAWGGTNMMADTQDLYVLETDPDRPNYYKAGDQWQALEVRQEEIHVKNEFPATLRKPLDPVRIQVRRSQWGPVVSDALLAVDQPVSLRWPGLDTGDTSYEGIFRLAYATNWDDFNRALGAVIAPAINVVYADTANNIGYVAAGRIPRRATGDGTLPVPAADTRYEWKGYIPFAEMPRTFNPASGFLVSANNKVAGDSYPHFISRDWAPPARAERITTLIEETLKGKGKIRLEDVETMQGDVKDMEAAELKDYLLGLLDSSAASDTLLALKAWDGSMAQEQAPAAVFNLWVKNLKQRMLLDRFKDAGDNRAQVDVLRSYVAGVTPLQIKHMMMSGNPEWCGSPVAPDIPRCAGLARAALDDALQELRKWQGDERHWQWGAVHQASFRHLPFSDVNLLDRLFARRIASAGSENSVDVAASRYKPMEGFEQTFGAVFRQVMSLAPKDARHSYMNSTGQSGNPLSPHFDDMLEPFNRVAFFALREPVAAATTSVLTLTPAVPTQEGRQ, from the coding sequence ATGAGCCGCAAGAAGAAGCATCCGCTGTTGATCCGTTTTGTCATCTGGATCTGCCTGCCGCTGTCGGTGGCATTGGGATTCGGCTATTCGCACCTGCGTGGCAGTCTGCCCCGGACCAGCGGCGAAATCGCCGTGCAGGGAATCAAAGGCAAGGTCAGCATCACGCGTGATGCCAATGGGGTTCCCTATGTACGTGCGTCGAGCGACATGGACGCCTATTTCGCACTGGGCTACGTGCATGCACAGGATCGACTCTGGCAACTGGAAGTTGCGCGTCGGCTGGCGCAGGGGCGACTGAGTGAAGTGCTGGGCAGAAGAGCGCTGCCGGAAGACATCTGGATGCGCACGCTGGACCTGTACGGATCGGCGCACACTGCCTGGCCGGCATTGAGTGACGATGCGCGCGCGTCGCTGGAGGCCTACGCCAGTGGCATCAATGCCTACCTGGGCGAGAAGCGCACGTTGCCGGCGGAATTCCTGCTGCTCGGCGTCGAACCGCAGCCCTGGCAGCCGATCGACTCGCTGGCGTGGTTCAAGGTGTTCAGTCTCAGCCAATCCAACAGCATGCGGACGGAAGCCAGCCGCTACGTCGCCCGCAAGTATCTTCCCTCGACCCAATGGACGTTGCTGGAGCGCGACTATCCGGTCGATGCTCCCGTTACCGCGGATGCCTTGCCGGCGATGCGGGCGATTGCGCAGATGGGAATGATCCTGGAGGACGATCTGGCGCTGGGTGGCAAGTTCGTCGGCAGCAATGCCTGGGTCGTTTCCGGCGCGCATACCGACGACGGCAGTCCGCTGCTGGCCAACGACCCCCACATGGGCCTGCAGATGCCCTCGCTGTGGTACGTGGCCCACATGTCGGCTCCGGCGTTCTCGGTATCCGGCATGTCGGTGGTCGGATTGCCGAATGTCGTCTTCGGCCGGAACGGGCACATCGCCTGGGGCGGCACCAATATGATGGCCGACACGCAGGACCTCTACGTCCTTGAGACCGATCCGGACCGGCCGAATTACTACAAGGCGGGCGACCAGTGGCAAGCGCTGGAAGTGCGGCAGGAAGAAATCCACGTCAAGAACGAATTTCCGGCAACGCTGCGCAAGCCACTGGACCCGGTTCGCATCCAGGTGCGGCGCTCCCAGTGGGGGCCGGTCGTCAGTGACGCGCTGCTGGCGGTGGATCAGCCCGTGAGTCTGCGCTGGCCGGGGCTGGACACGGGTGATACTTCCTACGAAGGGATCTTCCGTCTGGCCTACGCCACCAACTGGGACGACTTCAATCGCGCTCTCGGCGCCGTGATCGCCCCGGCCATCAACGTGGTGTATGCGGACACGGCCAACAACATCGGTTATGTCGCGGCAGGGCGAATCCCCCGACGCGCCACGGGCGACGGAACCTTGCCGGTGCCCGCCGCCGACACGCGCTACGAATGGAAGGGGTACATCCCGTTCGCCGAAATGCCGCGGACTTTCAATCCGGCCAGCGGCTTCCTGGTCAGTGCGAACAACAAGGTAGCCGGTGACTCGTATCCGCATTTCATTTCGCGGGACTGGGCGCCGCCAGCCAGGGCCGAGCGGATCACCACGCTGATCGAGGAAACGCTGAAAGGGAAGGGGAAAATCCGCCTGGAAGACGTCGAGACGATGCAGGGCGATGTCAAGGATATGGAAGCCGCTGAACTGAAGGACTACCTGCTTGGCCTGCTCGATTCCTCTGCGGCGTCCGATACGCTGTTGGCGCTCAAGGCCTGGGACGGGTCGATGGCGCAGGAGCAGGCGCCAGCGGCCGTCTTCAATCTCTGGGTGAAGAACCTCAAGCAGCGCATGCTGCTGGACCGCTTCAAGGACGCCGGTGACAACCGGGCACAGGTGGATGTGTTGCGCAGCTATGTGGCAGGCGTCACGCCGCTGCAGATCAAGCACATGATGATGAGCGGCAACCCGGAATGGTGTGGCAGTCCGGTTGCACCGGATATCCCGCGTTGTGCCGGCCTCGCGCGAGCTGCACTGGACGACGCGCTGCAGGAGCTTCGCAAGTGGCAGGGTGATGAAAGGCACTGGCAATGGGGCGCCGTGCACCAGGCGAGTTTCCGGCATCTGCCATTCAGTGATGTCAATCTGCTGGACCGCCTCTTCGCACGCCGCATCGCCAGCGCCGGATCGGAGAACTCCGTCGACGTCGCGGCCAGCCGCTACAAGCCGATGGAAGGGTTTGAGCAGACCTTCGGTGCGGTGTTCCGGCAGGTGATGTCGCTTGCGCCGAAGGACGCGCGACACAGCTACATGAACTCGACGGGCCAGTCCGGCAATCCACTCAGTCCGCATTTCGACGACATGCTCGAACCATTCAACCGGGTGGCGTTCTTTGCGCTACGCGAACCGGTCGCCGCAGCGACGACATCGGTCCTGACCCTCACCCCGGCCGTGCCAACCCAGGAGGGCCGACAGTGA
- a CDS encoding cyclic peptide export ABC transporter, translated as MKLFDLFIQRAPNRIFLSILLGALSGISYSLLIPLVQVGINSSDSAGSGADVALFLGFEIHQYKLALVFFGICLFVLVSRSISQVSLMRVAMDVTTDLRKTLYEQIARSPIADLERIGSSKLIATITTDVGRIVIGARAIPDLLISAVTIVGMLGFMAYLNYSVFVVVMQAIVFGVITYQVPVFIANKYFHRSRQRIDLLQEAIQGLIAGAKELKLDADKRERYFADVLMENEYAVLAADKTGNTVMRLAANYGDMISFFVIGVIAYVFINYHAITPSELTGVVMAMLYITTPIAVVIGTVPSVVMAKISLNKVNGIMRSIPAESYPARRGGELPAWTELRVRNLCYQHRGSKDEAGFQVGPIDLTIRRGEVTFIVGGNGSGKSTLSKLLTLHYAAASGEILFGDQRLTDENFAAYRQRICSIYSDYYLFDRLLCEAKPDEAARIKEYMALLKLEGKLVIEARQFSTTALSDGQRKRLALLAALLEDKDLYLFDEWAADQDPSFKEVFYRRIVHELKARGKAVIVISHDDRFFDEADRLIYMDQGRVRESVDRTRRAPVLESAGNTLPHQPSNHVGHPAPAQEAYAIVNAEP; from the coding sequence GTGAAACTGTTCGATCTGTTTATCCAGCGCGCCCCCAACCGCATTTTCCTGTCGATCCTGCTGGGCGCGCTGTCGGGCATCAGCTACTCCCTGTTGATTCCGCTGGTCCAGGTGGGTATCAACAGCTCCGACAGCGCCGGCTCCGGTGCCGACGTCGCACTGTTTCTCGGCTTTGAGATTCACCAGTACAAGCTGGCGCTGGTGTTCTTTGGCATCTGCCTGTTCGTTCTGGTATCGCGTTCCATTTCCCAGGTCAGCCTGATGCGCGTCGCGATGGACGTGACGACGGACCTGCGCAAGACGCTCTACGAGCAGATTGCCCGCTCGCCCATCGCTGACCTGGAGCGGATCGGTTCCTCGAAACTGATTGCCACGATCACCACGGACGTTGGCCGGATCGTGATCGGCGCCCGGGCCATTCCGGATCTCCTGATCAGTGCGGTCACCATTGTCGGCATGCTGGGCTTCATGGCCTACCTGAACTACTCCGTGTTTGTCGTCGTCATGCAGGCTATCGTGTTCGGCGTCATCACGTACCAGGTACCGGTGTTCATCGCCAACAAGTACTTCCATCGCTCGCGGCAGCGCATCGACCTGCTGCAGGAAGCCATTCAAGGCCTCATCGCCGGTGCCAAGGAGCTGAAGCTCGACGCCGACAAGCGCGAGCGCTACTTCGCGGACGTGCTGATGGAAAACGAGTACGCCGTGCTGGCGGCGGACAAGACCGGCAACACGGTGATGCGCCTGGCCGCCAACTACGGCGACATGATCAGCTTCTTCGTCATCGGCGTCATCGCGTATGTCTTCATCAACTATCACGCGATCACGCCCTCGGAGCTGACGGGCGTGGTAATGGCGATGCTATACATCACCACACCCATCGCGGTGGTGATTGGAACCGTACCTTCGGTGGTCATGGCCAAGATTTCGCTCAACAAGGTCAATGGCATCATGCGTAGCATTCCCGCGGAGTCGTATCCGGCCAGACGCGGCGGCGAGCTTCCGGCGTGGACGGAGCTGCGGGTGAGGAACCTGTGTTACCAGCACCGTGGCTCGAAGGACGAAGCGGGTTTCCAGGTCGGCCCTATCGACTTGACGATCCGGCGTGGCGAGGTGACGTTCATCGTCGGCGGCAATGGTTCCGGAAAGTCGACACTGAGCAAGCTGCTCACGTTGCACTACGCCGCGGCCAGTGGCGAGATCCTTTTCGGCGACCAACGCCTGACCGACGAGAATTTCGCCGCCTACCGCCAGCGGATCTGCTCGATCTACTCGGACTACTATCTTTTCGATCGCCTGCTGTGCGAGGCAAAGCCCGACGAGGCGGCGCGCATCAAAGAGTACATGGCGCTGCTCAAGCTTGAGGGAAAGCTGGTCATTGAAGCGCGACAGTTCTCGACAACAGCGCTCTCGGATGGCCAGCGCAAGCGATTGGCGCTGCTGGCCGCGCTGCTGGAGGACAAGGACCTCTACCTTTTCGACGAATGGGCTGCCGACCAGGACCCCTCGTTCAAGGAAGTGTTCTACCGCCGCATCGTTCATGAGCTGAAGGCCCGCGGCAAAGCGGTGATCGTCATCAGTCACGACGATCGGTTTTTCGACGAGGCGGACCGTCTTATCTACATGGACCAGGGCAGGGTGCGTGAATCCGTTGATCGGACTCGCCGGGCCCCTGTTCTGGAAAGCGCCGGGAATACGCTCCCTCACCAACCCTCCAACCACGTCGGGCATCCTGCACCCGCCCAGGAAGCCTACGCCATCGTGAACGCCGAACCATGA
- a CDS encoding alkene reductase — translation MLFTPYRLGSMMMPNRIVMAPMSRARAGAGDCATALMAEYYRQRASAGLVIGESSQISRQGQGYAWSPGLHTTAQIAGWRRVVDAVHGAGGRIFAQLCHAGRISHVSFQSDGAAPVAPSALRATFAKVYIDPRGRGAPSRDGELVCASMPRALEVDEIRTIVDDFARAACNAVDAGFDGVELHGAHGYLIQQFLDPATNLRQDGYGGSLDGRLRFVCEVAEAVVDAVGPHRVGLRFAPWRAADDVSDTRPESDGLALAARMDALGLAYLNVCEDDQGLRPPLSEAFRRNVRKFYSGTLMYVGGYSAQRAENALRAGWADLISFGRPFIANPDLPYRLRHGLPLAQGDRSTYFGGAEEGYTDYPEAMVEEAIA, via the coding sequence TTGTTGTTCACGCCCTATCGGTTGGGAAGCATGATGATGCCCAACCGCATCGTCATGGCGCCGATGAGCCGGGCGCGGGCGGGCGCCGGCGATTGCGCCACGGCGCTGATGGCCGAGTATTACCGGCAGCGCGCTTCTGCCGGTCTGGTGATTGGCGAAAGTTCGCAGATTAGCCGGCAGGGACAAGGCTATGCGTGGTCGCCAGGACTCCACACCACGGCGCAGATCGCCGGATGGCGACGGGTTGTGGATGCGGTGCATGGCGCCGGTGGACGCATCTTCGCGCAGCTGTGTCACGCGGGGCGCATCTCGCACGTGTCATTCCAAAGCGACGGCGCCGCGCCGGTTGCGCCATCGGCGCTGCGGGCCACGTTCGCAAAGGTCTATATCGATCCGCGCGGTCGCGGTGCGCCCAGCCGCGACGGCGAACTGGTTTGCGCTTCCATGCCGCGCGCCCTGGAGGTCGATGAGATCCGGACCATCGTGGACGACTTCGCACGCGCGGCCTGCAATGCAGTCGACGCGGGATTTGATGGTGTCGAGCTTCACGGGGCGCACGGGTACCTGATCCAGCAGTTTCTGGATCCGGCGACGAACCTTCGTCAGGATGGCTATGGTGGCTCGCTCGACGGACGTCTGCGGTTTGTCTGCGAGGTGGCTGAGGCCGTCGTGGATGCCGTCGGGCCGCACCGGGTCGGGCTGCGCTTCGCACCCTGGCGCGCGGCTGACGACGTGTCGGACACGCGCCCCGAATCGGATGGCCTGGCACTTGCCGCACGGATGGACGCGCTCGGACTGGCCTACTTGAACGTCTGCGAGGACGATCAGGGACTACGCCCTCCCTTGTCCGAAGCGTTTCGCCGCAATGTGCGCAAGTTCTACAGCGGCACATTGATGTACGTGGGCGGCTACTCGGCCCAGCGCGCCGAAAATGCGCTGCGCGCGGGCTGGGCCGACCTGATCAGTTTCGGCCGACCCTTCATCGCCAATCCCGATCTGCCTTATCGGTTGCGCCATGGCCTTCCCCTGGCCCAGGGTGACCGTTCCACGTATTTTGGTGGTGCAGAGGAGGGATATACGGACTATCCCGAAGCGATGGTCGAAGAGGCTATCGCGTAG